Proteins found in one Bacillota bacterium genomic segment:
- a CDS encoding RNA polymerase sigma factor, with protein sequence MTEDEIVSRLRDKDVQALGALFEKFSREIYRLAYRILKDHFFAEDISQEVFLKAYERIFHLKETTKLKKWLFKIAVNTAWDLFRQQSRFVPVSQWEEFPLDRFYPSPEDGMIQAEEQAALGQALNLLPPLPFQVVCLYYYHGLSIRQIAQLFHLPESTIKSYLFRARKQIQKFFRGDGSTVHLTKISKTSCNF encoded by the coding sequence TTGACAGAAGATGAAATTGTCTCAAGGCTGCGGGACAAGGATGTCCAGGCACTGGGTGCTCTTTTCGAAAAATTTTCCCGGGAAATTTACAGGCTAGCATACAGAATTCTAAAAGATCACTTTTTTGCGGAAGATATCAGCCAGGAGGTTTTTTTAAAGGCTTATGAACGCATCTTTCACCTTAAGGAGACAACTAAACTAAAAAAATGGCTTTTCAAAATAGCTGTGAATACCGCCTGGGATCTCTTTCGCCAGCAGTCCCGCTTTGTTCCCGTTTCTCAATGGGAAGAGTTCCCTCTTGACAGGTTCTACCCTTCACCTGAAGATGGAATGATCCAGGCCGAAGAGCAGGCCGCCCTCGGTCAGGCCCTGAATCTGCTCCCTCCGCTACCCTTTCAAGTTGTGTGCCTTTACTACTACCATGGGCTTTCCATCAGGCAAATCGCCCAGCTTTTCCACCTCCCGGAAAGTACCATTAAATCCTACCTCTTCCGCGCCCGGAAGCAAATCCAGAAATTTTTTCGTGGTGATGGTTCTACAGTACATTTAACAAAAATTTCAAAAACCTCCTGCAACTTCTAA
- a CDS encoding DUF4870 domain-containing protein, with product MVENYEKQARLWGMFCHLAALLGFIGVPFGNIIGPLVVWLIKREDDSFIDEQGKESLNFQISMTIYGVVAALLLFVVVGIVLLIAVGLADLILVIIASVKTSNGEYYRYPCTIRFIK from the coding sequence ATGGTCGAAAATTACGAAAAGCAGGCTCGTTTATGGGGTATGTTCTGCCATCTCGCCGCATTATTAGGCTTTATCGGGGTACCTTTTGGCAACATTATCGGGCCGCTGGTGGTCTGGCTGATCAAGCGGGAAGATGATTCCTTTATCGATGAACAGGGCAAGGAGTCTCTGAACTTCCAGATATCCATGACCATTTACGGGGTCGTTGCGGCGCTCCTGCTGTTTGTCGTGGTCGGTATTGTATTGTTAATCGCCGTCGGGCTGGCCGATCTGATCCTGGTGATTATTGCTTCCGTGAAAACGAGTAACGGTGAGTACTACCGTTACCCGTGCACCATCAGGTTTATCAAGTGA
- the rnhA gene encoding ribonuclease HI, which translates to MKEVSIYTDGACSGNPGPGGWGAVLIYNGHKKEISGRVEETTTNNRMELMAVIEALKALKEPCKVKLYSDSAYLINAFQQGWIDRWQKNGWLNSRKEKVENIDLWQALLDLTAIHRVEWHKIKGHDGIPLNERCDKLAREEIAEIKEED; encoded by the coding sequence ATGAAGGAAGTCTCCATTTACACGGACGGCGCCTGTTCCGGAAACCCCGGTCCCGGGGGTTGGGGCGCCGTGCTGATATACAACGGGCACAAGAAAGAGATCAGCGGCAGGGTGGAGGAGACCACCACAAATAACCGCATGGAACTGATGGCGGTGATCGAGGCACTCAAGGCATTGAAGGAGCCCTGCAAAGTGAAATTGTACTCGGACAGCGCCTACCTGATCAATGCCTTCCAGCAGGGGTGGATCGACAGGTGGCAGAAAAACGGCTGGTTGAACAGCAGGAAAGAGAAGGTGGAAAACATCGATCTCTGGCAGGCCCTGCTGGACCTGACTGCCATTCACCGCGTGGAATGGCACAAGATCAAGGGACACGACGGGATTCCCCTGAATGAACGCTGCGACAAGTTAGCCCGGGAAGAGATTGCCGAGATTAAAGAAGAGGATTAA
- a CDS encoding MBL fold metallo-hydrolase, producing the protein MAKLTFLGGVGTVTGSCFLLETDHLKILVDCGMFQGRRELRTRNYRNPLVTPQSIDYILLTHAHIDHSGLIPRFYKQGFRGKVLATRATHDLCKVMLPDSGHIQEMEAEWVSRRAKRRGEKAQLPLYTAADAIECLQLFEGVPYEQEVSLNNAVRLRFLDAGHILGSAIIEVRVRENGKEMKLVFSGDLGKTGTAILRDPIYVAEADYALIESTYGDRFHESIAGEAARMKEIILETVKNKGNVVIPAFAVERTQEILYELNSMIESKQVPPIPVYIDSPLAVSATEIFRNCKDCYDEAARKLLQSGDDPFNFPGLTFVRTTEESKALNNLPGSKIIISASGMCDAGRIKHHLKHNLWRPECAVVFVGFQGEGTLGRRILDGEKKVKILGEIINVAAKIYSLQGFSAHADQTGLLDWVSHFTTKPQRLFVVHGEEQASRTLAELIEQKFAIPTVIPNMGEEYLLKPTGVELARVAVTFPAAFAGHLAVGAENCRSQEQLLLNGHGNGEEATLEKLIQDIENKIDEVDQMVAHK; encoded by the coding sequence ATGGCGAAGCTCACCTTTCTCGGCGGGGTCGGCACTGTTACGGGTTCCTGTTTCCTCCTGGAAACAGATCATCTGAAAATTCTCGTGGACTGCGGGATGTTTCAGGGAAGGCGCGAACTGCGGACGCGCAACTACCGCAACCCGCTGGTAACACCCCAGTCCATCGACTATATCCTCCTCACCCATGCCCACATCGATCACTCCGGGCTCATACCCCGCTTCTACAAGCAGGGCTTCAGGGGAAAGGTACTTGCCACCAGGGCAACCCATGACCTCTGCAAGGTGATGCTCCCGGATAGCGGCCACATCCAGGAGATGGAAGCAGAATGGGTATCCCGCAGGGCAAAGCGCCGGGGGGAAAAAGCCCAACTGCCGCTCTATACTGCTGCGGACGCCATTGAATGCCTCCAGCTTTTTGAGGGGGTCCCCTATGAACAGGAGGTCTCCTTGAACAACGCGGTACGGCTCCGCTTCCTGGACGCCGGGCACATTCTGGGCTCCGCCATCATCGAGGTCCGGGTCAGGGAAAACGGAAAGGAAATGAAGCTCGTCTTCAGCGGGGACCTGGGAAAGACGGGCACCGCCATTTTAAGGGACCCGATCTACGTAGCAGAGGCGGACTATGCCTTGATCGAATCAACCTACGGTGACCGGTTCCACGAGTCAATCGCAGGCGAGGCCGCCCGGATGAAAGAGATTATCCTGGAAACCGTCAAGAACAAGGGAAACGTGGTGATACCCGCCTTTGCGGTAGAAAGAACCCAGGAAATCCTCTATGAACTCAACAGCATGATCGAAAGCAAACAGGTACCGCCCATCCCGGTCTACATCGATAGTCCGCTGGCCGTGTCCGCCACCGAGATCTTCAGGAATTGCAAGGACTGTTACGACGAGGCCGCTCGGAAGCTCCTCCAGAGCGGCGACGACCCCTTCAACTTTCCCGGTTTAACCTTTGTGCGCACTACCGAAGAATCGAAGGCCTTGAACAACCTTCCCGGCAGCAAGATCATCATCTCTGCAAGCGGGATGTGCGATGCCGGGCGGATCAAACACCACCTGAAACACAACCTCTGGCGCCCGGAATGTGCGGTGGTCTTCGTTGGATTCCAGGGTGAGGGAACACTGGGCCGGCGGATCCTGGACGGAGAAAAAAAGGTGAAAATCCTGGGCGAGATCATCAACGTGGCCGCCAAAATCTATTCCCTCCAGGGTTTTTCCGCCCACGCCGACCAGACAGGACTGCTGGACTGGGTATCCCACTTTACCACAAAACCGCAGCGCCTTTTCGTGGTGCACGGAGAGGAGCAGGCGTCCCGGACACTGGCAGAATTGATTGAACAAAAATTTGCCATTCCCACCGTGATCCCGAACATGGGCGAGGAATATCTCCTCAAGCCTACCGGAGTGGAACTGGCAAGGGTTGCGGTAACCTTCCCGGCAGCTTTTGCTGGCCATCTCGCGGTTGGAGCAGAAAATTGCCGGTCTCAAGAACAGTTGCTCCTTAACGGGCATGGCAACGGCGAGGAAGCAACTCTGGAAAAACTGATTCAGGACATTGAGAATAAGATAGACGAAGTGGATCAAATGGTGGCTCACAAATAG
- a CDS encoding helix-turn-helix transcriptional regulator — protein sequence MVLDYREALQKELRNPDFKKAWDSFELKYKLADLLIKMRSEAGLSQAELAKRVGTTQSAIARMESGKVIPRLESLAKIAAACGKKLEIYAR from the coding sequence ATGGTGCTTGATTACCGTGAAGCATTACAGAAAGAATTAAGAAACCCTGATTTCAAAAAAGCCTGGGACAGCTTTGAACTTAAATATAAACTTGCAGATCTTCTGATCAAGATGCGTAGTGAAGCTGGGCTGTCCCAAGCGGAATTAGCTAAAAGAGTCGGTACTACCCAATCCGCTATCGCAAGAATGGAGAGCGGAAAGGTCATACCTCGCTTAGAAAGTCTCGCAAAAATAGCTGCTGCTTGTGGTAAAAAACTCGAAATATATGCAAGATAA
- a CDS encoding DUF3592 domain-containing protein encodes MSHQLRAALAGVDRERMPQWKEKDYAAYTTTPKPWPFPSDENPCYQVMVWLGQTRSSPGYDGHAIGAEFKPSCAPEMKELVETLKPLQGKYRPQLHQRYRAMIQEDSFLPGKDAPEKPEEKRRQKRREIFWYVVILLAGMMLIILGARTLRQALASRSWPACQGRIISSEVKMYHPGPTLREEGPSYSAEILYEYRVEGKRYTSRRVFFGEYSSGSPGPARRVVDRYPPGKQVPVYYDPARPEVAVLEPGASWGAFAVLGVGILFSLVGFFAVLWTWQVGD; translated from the coding sequence TTGAGCCATCAGCTCAGGGCGGCCCTGGCCGGGGTCGACCGGGAGCGCATGCCACAATGGAAGGAAAAGGATTACGCGGCCTATACCACCACCCCTAAACCCTGGCCGTTTCCAAGCGACGAAAACCCTTGTTACCAGGTAATGGTCTGGCTGGGCCAGACACGCAGCTCGCCTGGCTATGACGGTCATGCGATTGGGGCCGAATTCAAGCCTTCGTGCGCTCCGGAGATGAAGGAACTGGTGGAGACATTAAAGCCGCTGCAGGGAAAGTACCGGCCCCAGCTTCACCAGAGGTATCGTGCGATGATTCAAGAAGACAGCTTTTTACCTGGAAAGGATGCTCCTGAAAAACCGGAAGAAAAGCGCAGGCAAAAAAGGCGCGAAATCTTCTGGTATGTTGTCATTTTGCTGGCCGGGATGATGCTCATCATCTTAGGGGCACGTACACTGCGGCAGGCTCTTGCCAGCCGCTCCTGGCCTGCCTGTCAGGGGAGAATTATCTCTTCTGAAGTGAAAATGTATCACCCGGGTCCCACGCTGAGGGAGGAAGGGCCCTCCTACAGTGCCGAGATCCTTTACGAATACCGGGTTGAGGGAAAGAGGTATACCTCCAGGAGGGTCTTTTTTGGAGAGTACAGCTCAGGCAGCCCCGGCCCCGCCCGCAGGGTTGTAGACCGGTATCCTCCAGGAAAGCAGGTGCCGGTCTACTACGACCCCGCGCGCCCGGAGGTTGCCGTGCTCGAACCGGGGGCCTCCTGGGGTGCTTTTGCCGTCCTGGGGGTAGGCATTCTTTTTTCCCTTGTGGGATTTTTTGCTGTGTTGTGGACATGGCAGGTCGGGGATTGA